One window of Thermacetogenium phaeum DSM 12270 genomic DNA carries:
- a CDS encoding TRAP transporter small permease, giving the protein MAIYFKGAKKSVVQLRKHLRRILTCLDSISGVLLLVCTASAFINVVARYVFSRPFVWGEEVSVLALVWMVYLSQGLLENDNEQLAMTALYRALGEKVRRAVDVLRCAVTVFLSGYLLYAGMVIVMRNGELNMTTQAIGFPLWIAYLVIPLALACMIMARLVHPITDAPAAEVVGMKEDEGTCSGV; this is encoded by the coding sequence ATGGCAATTTACTTTAAAGGAGCGAAGAAATCTGTGGTCCAGCTGCGAAAGCATCTCCGAAGGATATTAACATGCCTGGATAGCATTTCTGGCGTCTTACTGCTGGTATGTACCGCAAGCGCTTTTATTAATGTTGTCGCCCGCTATGTCTTCAGCAGGCCTTTCGTCTGGGGGGAAGAGGTCAGCGTTTTGGCCCTGGTCTGGATGGTCTATCTCTCCCAGGGGCTGCTGGAAAATGACAATGAACAGCTGGCGATGACCGCCCTATACCGGGCATTGGGGGAAAAGGTCAGACGTGCCGTTGACGTGTTGAGGTGTGCGGTAACCGTTTTTCTGAGCGGGTATCTCCTCTACGCCGGAATGGTCATCGTGATGCGCAACGGGGAATTAAATATGACCACCCAAGCGATCGGTTTCCCCTTGTGGATCGCCTACCTGGTCATCCCTCTGGCGCTCGCCTGCATGATAATGGCGAGACTGGTGCATCCCATCACTGATGCCCCTGCAGCGGAGGTCGTCGGGATGAAGGAGGATGAGGGCACATGTTCTGGGGTATAG